Proteins encoded together in one Dermacentor variabilis isolate Ectoservices chromosome 2, ASM5094787v1, whole genome shotgun sequence window:
- the LOC142572269 gene encoding uncharacterized protein LOC142572269: protein MPPPPPPPPPMGGQGPPKLGNTMATPDRSALLSQIRGGAMLKKAVTNDRSAPIIDGTKKGGSSASSNSSGKLAAPPGLAGLFAGGMPRLRPTGSGVSGTGQLQATSAPSSGPRQPLSSSSPALSSSHKHSVQPPLPSETPPVRRAAPSPFPADVSPRGPPPAPPPSSHKPNVGAVATASDAAPAAGRSRTGPPLPSKPPGVTRSASQSSLGGGAKQRPLRAPAVKPPPPPKSPAVVTTAVTAAASKFGTMGPSHHSSRLAVPGAAPPLARRQSFGAPDSRDGDVPGPQLKPTGPPPPPRNVSVPSNLHQVHKARAVPPAPPARGQAPVGRPPPPPRGREPPPLPTSAPPPLPSSGPPPLPTSIPPPLPTSAPPQLPQRGAPPQPPHQTAKPTAMVAPTRPSPTPPQRSSSVRNPASASSSAFESRFRFNSIDQIPAPHYVATKDKRYPSKVAQKQNHQRQAPLPPMSLHASGFVAHQTPV from the exons ATGCCTCCGCCACCACCTCCCCCGCCCCCGATGGGGGGACAGGGGCCGCCTAAGCTTGGGAACACGATGGCTACACCAGACCGGTCTGCCCTACTGTCACAGATTCGTGGTGGCGCCATGTTAAAAAAAGCAGTCACCAATGATCGCAGCGCACCTATAATTGATG GTACGAAAAAGGGAGGCTCCTCGGCATCATCAAACAGCTCTGGAAAGCTGGCTGCTCCTCCTGGGTTGGCAGGGCTGTTTGCTGGAGGCATGCCAAGGTTACGACCCACGGGAAGTGGAGTATCTG GGACAGGACAGCTACAAGCAACCAGTGCACCTTCTTCTGGACCTCGACAGCCCCTTTCTTCTTCTAGTCCTGCCTTGAGTAGCTCGCACAAGCACTCTGTACAGCCACCGCTGCCCAGCGAAACCCCGCCTGTGCGCCGTGCGGCGCCCTCGCCCTTCCCCGCTGACGTGAGCCCTCGTGGTCCACCTCCTGCTCCTCCCCCGTCAAGCCACAAACCCAACGTAGGTGCCGTGGCCACCGCATCAGACGCTGCCCCGGCGGCTGGCCGTAGCAGGACGGGCCCTCCGCTCCCGAGCAAGCCCCCGGGGGTGACAAGGTCCGCCTCCCAGTCGAGCCTCGGGGGAGGCGCCAAGCAGCGGCCGCTGAGGGCACCCGCTGTCAAGCCCCCGCCACCGCCCAAGAGCCCTGCAGTGGTCACTACAGCGGTGACTGCTGCGGCTTCCAAGTTTGGCACCATGGGACCGTCGCATCACAGCAGTCGGCTGGCGGTACCTGGTGCCGCCCCTCCCTTGGCCCGTAGGCAGAGCTTCGGTGCTCCGGACTCGCGGGACGGTGATGTTCCGGGGCCCCAGCTCAAGCCAACGGGTCCTCCACCCCCTCCACGCAATGTCAGCGTGCCTAGCAATCTTCACCAGGTGCACAAG GCCCGTGCGGTCCCTCCTGCACCCCCTGCGCGGGGCCAGGCGCCTGTCGGGCGCCCACCACCTCCTCCAAGGGGCCGAGAGCCACCTCCTCTGCCAACCAGTGCGCCTCCCCCTTTGCCTAGCAGTGGGCCTCCTCCCTTGCCGACCAGCATCCCACCCCCTCTGCCTACTAGTGCACCACCTCAGCTGCCCCAAAGAGGTGCCCCTCCCCAGCCACCCCACCAGACAGCAAAGCCCACAGCCATGGTGGCCCCCACGCGGCCATCACCCACACCCCCACAGAGGAGCTCCTCAGTCAGGAACCCTGCCTCGGCCTCCTCTTCAG catTTGAAAGCCGTTTCAGGTTTAATTCCATTGACCAGATTCCTGCACCTCACTACGTTGCAACAAAAGATAAAAGGTACCCTAGTAAAG TCGCGCAGAAGCAGAACCATCAACgccaggctcctctgcccccaaTGTCGCTGCACGCAAGTGGTTTTGTAGCCCACCAGACCCCTGTCTGA